A portion of the Micromonospora vinacea genome contains these proteins:
- a CDS encoding fumarylacetoacetate hydrolase family protein yields MRIARFAHAKGMSFGAVEGEPEAGPQGLTIAEIEGHPFGNLSFSGARWALSDVRLLSPILPSKVVCVGRNYADHAAELGNEVPREPLLFLKPSTSVIGPRDAIRLPIFSKQVEHEAELAVVIGAPGARRADRAAAERAIFGYTCANDVTARDLQRSDGQWTRAKGFDSFCPIGPWITTGLDVSDLEIRCEVGRNPEEMEVRQLGRTKDMVFDVPGLVSYISHVMTLLPGDVVLTGTPAGVSQLVEGDTVTVRIDGIGELTNPVVPVA; encoded by the coding sequence GTGCGTATCGCTCGTTTTGCCCATGCCAAGGGAATGTCGTTCGGTGCCGTCGAAGGCGAACCGGAGGCCGGGCCGCAGGGCCTGACCATCGCCGAGATCGAGGGCCACCCGTTCGGCAACCTCTCCTTCAGTGGGGCCCGCTGGGCCCTCTCCGACGTCCGGCTGCTCTCGCCGATCCTGCCCAGCAAGGTCGTCTGCGTCGGTCGCAACTACGCCGACCACGCCGCCGAACTCGGCAACGAGGTGCCCAGGGAGCCGCTGCTGTTCCTCAAGCCGTCCACCTCGGTGATCGGTCCCCGGGACGCCATCCGACTGCCGATCTTCTCGAAGCAGGTCGAGCACGAGGCGGAACTGGCGGTCGTGATCGGGGCGCCGGGTGCGCGCCGCGCCGACCGGGCCGCCGCCGAACGCGCCATCTTCGGCTACACCTGCGCCAACGACGTCACCGCTCGGGACCTCCAGCGTTCGGACGGGCAGTGGACCCGGGCCAAGGGCTTCGACTCGTTCTGCCCGATCGGCCCGTGGATCACCACCGGGCTGGACGTCTCCGACCTGGAGATCCGCTGTGAGGTGGGTCGCAACCCGGAGGAGATGGAGGTACGCCAACTCGGCCGGACGAAGGACATGGTCTTCGACGTGCCGGGTCTGGTGTCGTACATCTCGCACGTGATGACCCTGCTGCCCGGCGACGTCGTTCTCACCGGCACTCCGGCCGGGGTTAGCCAGCTTGTCGAGGGGGATACGGTCACCGTGCGGATCGACGGCATCGGCGAGCTCACCAACCCGGTGGTTCCCGTCGCCTGA
- the arfB gene encoding alternative ribosome rescue aminoacyl-tRNA hydrolase ArfB: MDDGLRVTDRWVVPAGELRERFSRSSGPGGQGVNTADSRVELSYDVANSPAVPDWLRPRALARLANRLVDGVLTIAASEHRAQLANREAARARMTALLREAAAPPPPARRATRPSRGAKERRLAEKKRQSQRKRDRRADDD; encoded by the coding sequence GTGGACGACGGACTGCGGGTGACCGACCGGTGGGTCGTCCCCGCCGGAGAGCTACGGGAGCGCTTCTCCCGCTCGTCAGGGCCGGGCGGGCAGGGGGTCAACACCGCGGACTCCCGGGTCGAGCTGAGCTACGACGTGGCCAACTCCCCAGCGGTGCCCGACTGGCTGCGGCCGCGGGCGCTGGCCCGGCTGGCCAACCGCCTGGTCGACGGGGTGCTGACGATCGCCGCCAGCGAACACCGGGCCCAGCTTGCCAACCGGGAGGCGGCCCGGGCCCGGATGACCGCCCTGCTGCGAGAGGCCGCGGCACCACCACCGCCGGCCCGCCGGGCGACCCGCCCGTCCCGTGGGGCCAAGGAACGCCGGCTCGCCGAGAAGAAACGCCAGTCCCAGCGCAAACGGGACCGCCGCGCCGACGACGACTGA
- the leuD gene encoding 3-isopropylmalate dehydratase small subunit — MDKFTTHTGTAVPLRRSNVDTDQIIPAVYLKRVTRTGFADGLFSAWREDPAFVLNDENYSGASILIAGPEFGTGSSREHAVWALRDWGFRAVVAPRFGDIFRGNALKEGLLPVELELKAVEELWDLIEADPTTPVTVDLTARQLRAGDASWSFPLDDFSRWRLLEGLDDIGLTLRHAADIDSYEARRLPFLPSVA; from the coding sequence ATGGACAAGTTCACCACCCACACCGGCACCGCCGTGCCGCTGCGCCGGTCCAACGTGGACACCGATCAGATCATCCCCGCCGTGTACCTCAAGCGGGTGACCCGGACGGGCTTCGCCGACGGGCTGTTCAGCGCCTGGCGGGAAGATCCGGCATTCGTGCTCAACGATGAAAACTATTCCGGGGCGTCGATCCTCATCGCCGGTCCGGAGTTCGGCACCGGCTCCTCCCGGGAGCACGCCGTCTGGGCGCTACGGGACTGGGGCTTCCGCGCGGTGGTGGCCCCGCGCTTCGGTGACATCTTCCGCGGCAACGCCCTCAAGGAAGGTCTGTTGCCGGTCGAGTTGGAATTGAAAGCCGTCGAAGAGTTGTGGGACCTGATCGAGGCGGATCCGACGACTCCGGTGACCGTCGACCTGACCGCCCGCCAACTGCGGGCGGGGGACGCGAGCTGGTCGTTCCCGCTGGACGACTTCAGCCGTTGGCGCCTCCTGGAGGGCCTCGACGACATTGGACTCACCCTCCGCCACGCCGCCGACATCGACTCCTACGAGGCGCGCAGACTGCCGTTCCTGCCCTCCGTGGCATAG
- the leuC gene encoding 3-isopropylmalate dehydratase large subunit has translation MVGVTPEPRTLAEKVWDAHVVRSAAGEPDLLFIDLHLLHEVTSPQAFDGLRLAGRRVRRTDLTLATEDHNTPTGYADPAFRLRRGDLLTIADPTSRTQIETLRRNCAEFGVRLHPLGDDNQGIVHVIGPQLGLTQPGLTIVCGDSHTATHGAFGALAFGIGTSEVEHVLATQTLPQSRPKTMAVNVTGRLAPGVTAKDLVLALITQVGTGGGRGHIVEYRGEAIRALSMEGRMTIANMSIEWGAKAGMIAPDETTFAYLKGRPNAPQGADWDAAVAWWRTLPTDEGARFDAEVTLDASRITPFVTWGTNPGQGAPLSAPVPDPEEFTTDSERTAARRALEYMDLRPGTPLRELPIDVVFVGSCTNGRLEDLRAAADVLRGHRVADGVRMLVVPGSAAVREAAEAEGLDKVFADAGAEWRFAGCSMCLGMNPDTLKPGERSASTSNRNFEGRQGRGGRTHLVSPPVAAATAVVGRLAAPADL, from the coding sequence ATGGTGGGAGTCACTCCTGAGCCGAGGACCCTGGCCGAGAAGGTCTGGGACGCGCACGTCGTACGGTCCGCCGCCGGTGAGCCGGACCTGCTCTTCATCGACCTGCACCTGCTGCACGAGGTGACCAGCCCGCAGGCGTTCGACGGGCTGCGGCTCGCCGGGCGCCGGGTGCGTCGTACCGACCTGACCCTCGCGACCGAGGACCACAACACCCCGACCGGGTACGCCGACCCGGCGTTCCGCCTCCGCCGTGGTGACCTGCTCACCATCGCGGACCCCACGTCGCGTACGCAGATCGAGACGTTGCGCCGCAACTGCGCCGAGTTCGGGGTGCGGCTGCACCCGCTCGGCGACGACAACCAGGGCATCGTGCACGTGATCGGCCCGCAGCTCGGTCTCACCCAGCCGGGCCTGACGATCGTCTGTGGCGACTCGCACACCGCCACCCACGGCGCCTTCGGCGCTCTCGCCTTCGGCATCGGCACCAGCGAGGTGGAGCACGTACTGGCCACCCAGACGCTGCCGCAGAGCCGGCCGAAGACGATGGCCGTGAACGTCACCGGCCGCCTCGCGCCCGGCGTGACCGCCAAGGACCTGGTGCTCGCGCTGATCACGCAGGTCGGCACGGGTGGCGGTCGCGGGCACATCGTCGAGTACCGCGGCGAGGCGATCCGCGCCCTCTCCATGGAGGGGCGGATGACCATCGCCAACATGTCCATCGAGTGGGGCGCCAAGGCCGGCATGATCGCGCCGGACGAGACCACCTTCGCGTACCTCAAGGGTCGACCGAACGCGCCGCAGGGCGCGGACTGGGACGCGGCGGTGGCGTGGTGGCGGACGCTGCCCACCGACGAGGGCGCGCGCTTCGACGCCGAGGTGACCCTGGACGCCAGCCGGATCACCCCGTTCGTCACCTGGGGCACCAACCCCGGGCAGGGCGCCCCGCTGAGCGCCCCGGTGCCGGACCCGGAGGAGTTCACCACCGACTCGGAGCGCACCGCCGCCCGCCGGGCCCTGGAGTACATGGACCTGCGCCCCGGCACCCCGCTGCGGGAGCTGCCCATCGACGTGGTCTTCGTGGGGTCCTGCACCAACGGCCGCCTGGAGGACCTGCGGGCCGCCGCGGACGTGTTGCGGGGCCACCGGGTCGCCGACGGTGTCCGGATGCTCGTGGTGCCCGGCTCCGCCGCCGTGCGCGAGGCCGCCGAGGCCGAAGGGCTGGACAAGGTCTTCGCCGACGCTGGGGCGGAGTGGCGGTTCGCCGGCTGCTCCATGTGTCTGGGGATGAACCCCGACACGCTGAAGCCGGGCGAGCGCTCCGCCTCCACCTCGAACCGCAACTTCGAGGGCCGTCAGGGCCGGGGTGGGCGTACCCACCTGGTCTCGCCGCCGGTGGCCGCCGCCACCGCCGTGGTCGGCCGGCTGGCCGCCCCCGCCGACCTGTAG
- a CDS encoding HU family DNA-binding protein, with the protein MNKAELIEALAVRLGDRKMATAALDAVLTEVQAAVTKGEKVAITGFGAFEKRVRGARTARNPRTGEAVKVKKTSVPTFRPGAGFKEMVASGKVPKATVATKKATTSTATAKAAGTKATGTKAATAKAAGTKATTAKAASKKTAPAKASKTATATKTAASKKTAPAKASKSTTATKTAASKKTTAAKKTTAATRSTAAKKTTAAASKSTAAKKAPAKKAPAKKAASKR; encoded by the coding sequence GTGAACAAGGCCGAGCTCATCGAGGCGCTCGCCGTTCGCCTGGGGGACCGGAAGATGGCGACGGCCGCGCTCGACGCGGTCCTCACCGAGGTCCAGGCGGCGGTCACCAAGGGCGAGAAGGTGGCGATCACCGGATTCGGAGCATTCGAAAAGCGTGTGCGTGGCGCGCGAACAGCGCGCAACCCGCGTACCGGCGAGGCGGTGAAGGTCAAGAAGACGTCAGTCCCGACCTTCCGCCCCGGCGCCGGGTTCAAGGAAATGGTGGCCAGCGGCAAGGTGCCGAAGGCCACGGTGGCGACGAAGAAGGCCACCACCAGCACCGCCACGGCCAAGGCGGCGGGCACGAAGGCGACCGGCACCAAGGCGGCCACCGCGAAGGCGGCGGGCACCAAGGCGACCACGGCGAAGGCGGCCAGCAAGAAGACCGCCCCGGCCAAGGCGAGCAAGACCGCCACGGCGACCAAGACGGCCGCCAGCAAGAAGACCGCCCCGGCCAAGGCGAGCAAGAGCACCACGGCGACCAAGACGGCCGCCAGCAAGAAGACCACCGCGGCGAAGAAGACCACCGCCGCGACCCGGTCGACCGCGGCGAAGAAGACCACCGCGGCGGCGAGCAAGAGCACGGCGGCCAAGAAGGCGCCGGCGAAGAAGGCTCCGGCCAAGAAGGCGGCCAGCAAGCGCTGA
- a CDS encoding 3-methyladenine DNA glycosylase — translation MTAALAPAVLDAAQWQARRRAHEERVDVWLTPHLARRRRGERHPVADFLFTYYSHRPAQLRRWHPGPGVELRDADPAEFGRDYRAGTAGVTLDTDGVRARRGESIAWIRSLLAATRGRAPHFGCFGMHEWAMVYRQTREELRHNAWPLRLSAERTAEVVEERGVRCSHFDAFRFFTPPARPLNLLTPTRETQHAHEQPGCLHANMDLYKWAYKLSPLVSSELVADAFDLARDIRTLDMRASPYDLAALGYPPVRVETPDGRAEYAAAQRGFAERAAVLRDRLLAAVPD, via the coding sequence GTGACCGCCGCCCTTGCCCCCGCCGTGCTCGACGCGGCGCAGTGGCAGGCCCGCCGGCGGGCCCACGAGGAGCGGGTGGACGTCTGGCTGACCCCGCACCTGGCCCGGCGACGACGCGGTGAGCGGCATCCGGTGGCCGACTTCCTGTTCACCTACTACTCGCACCGCCCGGCCCAGCTGCGTCGCTGGCATCCGGGGCCGGGGGTCGAGCTGCGGGACGCCGATCCGGCCGAGTTCGGCCGCGACTACCGCGCCGGCACCGCAGGGGTCACCCTCGACACCGATGGGGTACGCGCGCGGCGCGGCGAGTCGATCGCCTGGATCCGCTCCCTGCTGGCGGCGACGCGGGGACGGGCGCCGCACTTCGGCTGCTTCGGGATGCACGAGTGGGCGATGGTCTACCGGCAGACCCGGGAGGAGCTGCGGCACAACGCCTGGCCGCTGCGGCTGAGCGCGGAGCGCACCGCCGAGGTCGTCGAGGAACGGGGCGTGCGGTGCAGCCACTTCGACGCGTTCCGGTTCTTCACCCCGCCGGCCCGCCCGTTGAACCTGCTCACCCCGACCCGGGAGACGCAGCACGCGCACGAGCAGCCGGGCTGCCTGCACGCCAACATGGATCTGTACAAGTGGGCGTACAAGTTGTCGCCGTTGGTCTCCTCGGAGCTGGTGGCCGATGCCTTCGACCTGGCCCGGGACATCCGCACGCTGGACATGCGGGCCAGCCCGTACGACCTGGCGGCACTCGGCTACCCGCCGGTGCGTGTGGAGACTCCGGACGGCCGGGCGGAGTACGCGGCGGCGCAGCGCGGGTTCGCCGAGCGGGCCGCGGTGCTGCGCGACCGGCTGCTCGCCGCCGTCCCGGACTAG
- a CDS encoding IclR family transcriptional regulator: MSGVGVLDKAVVILAACVDGASLAELVERTKLPRATAHRLAQALEIHRMLVRDTQGRWRPGPRLGELANAAPDVLLTAAEPLLAALRDATGESAQLYLRRADERICVAAAERASGLRDTVPVGSVLPMTAGSAAQILLAWEPPEAVMPLLPRSKFTGRTLAEVRRRGWAQSVAEREAGVASVSAPIRDRTGRVIASVSISGPIERLGRRPGERHAMAVVRAGQRLSGL, encoded by the coding sequence ATGAGCGGTGTCGGCGTTCTCGACAAGGCGGTGGTCATCCTGGCCGCCTGCGTGGACGGCGCCAGCCTGGCCGAACTCGTCGAACGCACCAAGCTGCCCCGGGCCACAGCACATCGCCTGGCCCAGGCCCTGGAGATCCACCGAATGCTGGTGCGGGACACCCAGGGCAGATGGCGGCCCGGCCCCCGCCTGGGCGAGCTGGCCAACGCCGCACCGGACGTTCTGCTGACCGCCGCCGAGCCACTGCTGGCCGCGCTGCGCGACGCCACCGGTGAGAGCGCCCAGCTCTACCTGCGCCGCGCGGACGAGCGGATCTGCGTGGCGGCGGCGGAACGCGCCAGCGGTCTACGGGACACAGTTCCGGTCGGTTCGGTGCTGCCGATGACTGCAGGCTCCGCGGCCCAGATCCTGCTCGCCTGGGAGCCGCCCGAGGCGGTGATGCCGCTGCTGCCGCGCAGCAAGTTCACCGGCCGCACCCTCGCCGAGGTACGCCGTCGCGGCTGGGCGCAGAGCGTCGCCGAGCGGGAGGCCGGTGTGGCGAGCGTCTCCGCCCCGATCCGCGACCGTACCGGCCGGGTCATCGCCTCGGTCAGCATCTCGGGCCCGATCGAGCGCCTGGGCCGCCGCCCCGGCGAACGCCACGCCATGGCCGTAGTAAGAGCCGGCCAACGCCTATCCGGCCTCTAA